A window of Streptomyces sp. DG1A-41 contains these coding sequences:
- the cbiQ gene encoding cobalt ECF transporter T component CbiQ, whose amino-acid sequence MLPIDAAAHSSRWRRRHPVDKAVLGLGLTLLAISLPPWPGAALVLLTSLVVLLGPAGVPWHRLWRAYRVPLGFCVTGALTLLVQVGGPEGFVSLAGDGPLRAGELLLRTSAASLGVLLFAFTTPMSDLLPRLVRAGVPAPVVDVALVTYRMSFLLLDSVRRVRDAQAARLGHTTRAAAWRSLGGLAATAFVRAFDRAVRLQAGLAGRGYDGTLRVLVPEARVSVRFTAASCALLAALAVLTFVLERPLT is encoded by the coding sequence GTGCTGCCGATCGACGCGGCGGCGCACAGCAGTCGCTGGCGCCGCCGTCATCCCGTGGACAAGGCCGTGCTCGGGCTGGGGCTGACCCTGCTGGCGATCTCGCTGCCGCCCTGGCCGGGCGCTGCCCTGGTGCTGCTGACCTCCCTGGTGGTGCTGCTGGGCCCGGCGGGCGTGCCCTGGCACCGGCTGTGGCGGGCCTACCGGGTGCCGTTGGGTTTCTGCGTGACCGGCGCTCTGACGCTGCTCGTGCAGGTCGGCGGGCCGGAGGGCTTCGTGTCCCTGGCCGGTGACGGGCCGCTCCGGGCCGGGGAGTTGCTGCTGCGCACCTCGGCGGCCTCCCTGGGGGTGCTGCTGTTCGCGTTCACCACGCCCATGTCCGACCTGTTGCCGCGGCTGGTCCGGGCGGGGGTGCCCGCGCCGGTCGTCGACGTCGCGCTCGTGACGTACCGCATGAGCTTCCTGCTGCTGGACTCCGTGCGCCGGGTCCGTGACGCGCAGGCCGCCCGGCTCGGGCACACCACGCGGGCCGCCGCCTGGCGTTCGCTGGGCGGTCTCGCGGCCACCGCGTTCGTCCGCGCCTTCGACCGGGCGGTCCGCCTCCAGGCCGGTCTCGCCGGGCGCGGCTACGACGGCACCCTGCGCGTCCTGGTGCCCGAGGCCCGCGTCTCCGTCCGCTTCACGGCCGCCAGTTGCGCGCTCCTCGCGGCGCTGGCCGTCCTCACCTTCGTACTGGAAAGGCCGCTGACATGA
- a CDS encoding ATP-binding cassette domain-containing protein, with translation MNEPALVALRGASFAYEDGPAVLSGLDFEIREGRALALLGRNGSGKTTLMRLLSGGLKPDAGRLTVVGQPVTYDRKGLTRLRTTVQLVVQDPDDQLFAASVEQDVSFGPLNLGLDDTQVRARVAEALAALDITALADRPTHLLSYGQRKRTAIAGAVAMRPRVLVLDEPTAGLDPDGQERLLTTLDGLRAAGTTVVMATHDVDLALRWADDAALLTPSGVRTGPAPEALARTDLLREAGLRLPWGAAAAELLRAQGWLTGAEPGPRTPAELAALATGRLGASGG, from the coding sequence ATGAACGAGCCCGCCCTCGTCGCCCTGCGGGGCGCGTCCTTCGCCTACGAGGACGGCCCGGCCGTGCTCAGCGGCCTCGACTTCGAGATCCGCGAGGGGCGCGCGCTCGCGCTGCTCGGCCGCAACGGCAGCGGCAAGACCACGCTGATGCGGCTCCTCAGCGGCGGACTGAAACCGGACGCGGGCCGGTTGACGGTCGTCGGGCAGCCGGTGACGTACGACCGCAAGGGCCTGACCCGGCTGCGCACGACCGTCCAGCTGGTGGTGCAGGACCCGGACGACCAGCTCTTCGCGGCGTCCGTCGAGCAGGACGTGTCGTTCGGGCCGCTGAACCTCGGCCTGGACGACACGCAGGTGCGGGCGCGGGTGGCGGAGGCGCTCGCCGCCCTGGACATCACCGCCCTGGCCGACCGGCCCACCCATCTGCTCTCCTACGGGCAGCGCAAACGCACCGCCATCGCGGGCGCGGTCGCCATGCGGCCCCGTGTCCTCGTCCTCGACGAGCCGACGGCCGGACTCGACCCCGACGGCCAGGAACGGCTCCTCACCACGCTCGACGGACTCCGTGCGGCAGGCACCACGGTGGTGATGGCCACTCACGACGTCGACCTCGCCCTGCGCTGGGCCGACGACGCGGCGCTCCTCACCCCGTCCGGAGTCCGCACCGGGCCCGCCCCCGAGGCACTGGCCCGCACCGATCTCCTCCGGGAGGCGGGACTGCGGCTGCCGTGGGGTGCCGCCGCGGCGGAACTCCTGCGCGCGCAGGGGTGGTTGACCGGTGCGGAGCCGGGGCCTCGTACGCCTGCCGAACTCGCCGCCCTCGCGACCGGACGGCTCGGGGCGTCCGGCGGCTGA
- a CDS encoding TetR family transcriptional regulator C-terminal domain-containing protein, whose translation MATDRRTVLADAAIGVLAEAGIRGLTHRAVDRAANLPAGTTSAYYRTRQALLTALVRRLVALDQAELQAIGDRTPVPRNAEELVAGIAAFVQQRLTGDGRRRSLARFACAIESVHHPELREILVPRQNTARRAVRDFLAAQGVSDAEDRTVTLLTCVDGLVFDRLVGGGSVSDQEIRGLVVAALREPAPAGTARGGRRRGDVGQST comes from the coding sequence ATGGCCACAGACCGACGTACCGTCCTCGCCGACGCGGCCATCGGCGTGCTCGCCGAGGCCGGCATCCGGGGACTGACCCATCGCGCGGTGGACCGGGCGGCGAACCTGCCGGCCGGCACCACGTCCGCCTACTACCGCACCCGCCAGGCACTGCTCACCGCACTGGTCCGGCGCCTTGTCGCCCTCGACCAGGCAGAACTCCAGGCGATCGGGGACCGGACGCCGGTGCCGCGGAATGCCGAGGAACTGGTGGCCGGGATCGCCGCCTTCGTCCAGCAGCGGCTCACGGGGGACGGACGGCGACGCTCCCTCGCGCGCTTCGCGTGCGCCATCGAGAGTGTGCACCATCCCGAACTGCGGGAGATCCTGGTGCCGCGCCAGAACACGGCGCGGCGAGCCGTACGCGACTTCCTGGCCGCGCAGGGCGTATCGGACGCCGAGGACCGCACGGTCACGCTGCTGACCTGTGTGGACGGATTGGTCTTCGACCGCCTGGTGGGGGGCGGATCCGTGTCGGACCAGGAGATCCGCGGACTGGTGGTGGCGGCGCTCCGAGAGCCCGCACCCGCCGGCACCGCCCGCGGCGGGAGGCGGCGGGGTGACGTCGGTCAGTCGACGTAG
- a CDS encoding FAD-dependent monooxygenase gives MAGSAVVVGGGIGGLAAALGLRLIGWEVTVVERAPVLADAGAGISLHANGIRALDVLGVGEAVRAAARPQYTGGTRVPGGRWLARMDGTALERELGTPILGIPRAVLHHLLRAALPAECLVVGDEVTSVDRSDPGRVRIPLGNTVLDADLVVAADGVGSRLRARLFPQHPGPAYSGSTVSRALTERPVELDTDFELTWGRGAEFGHIAFADGRAEWHAVLNSPPGIRHTDTLAELRRRFGTWHDPVPALLAATRSDAVLHHDIHELVTPLPAFTAGRIALLGDAAHAMTPNLGQGACQALEDAAVLAAALATEPSVAVALARYDAERRPRSQSVARVARQAGRMGQQLTHPLAVAVRNTALRLAPSRATVRTILRHADWTPPGLG, from the coding sequence ATGGCTGGCAGCGCGGTGGTGGTGGGCGGAGGCATCGGCGGGCTGGCCGCCGCACTCGGTCTGCGCCTGATCGGCTGGGAGGTGACGGTGGTCGAACGCGCCCCCGTCCTGGCCGATGCGGGCGCGGGCATCTCCCTGCACGCCAACGGCATCCGTGCCCTGGACGTCCTCGGCGTCGGCGAGGCGGTGCGCGCTGCCGCGCGGCCCCAGTACACCGGGGGCACCCGTGTCCCCGGCGGCCGCTGGCTGGCCCGGATGGACGGGACCGCCCTCGAGCGCGAGCTGGGCACGCCGATCCTCGGCATCCCGCGTGCCGTCCTGCATCACCTGCTGCGCGCGGCGCTGCCGGCCGAGTGCCTGGTGGTCGGGGACGAGGTGACGTCCGTCGACCGCTCCGACCCCGGCCGGGTACGGATACCGCTCGGGAACACCGTCCTGGACGCGGATCTGGTCGTGGCCGCCGACGGAGTCGGCAGCCGGCTGCGCGCCCGGCTGTTCCCTCAGCACCCCGGCCCGGCCTACAGCGGGTCCACCGTGTCGCGCGCCCTCACCGAGCGCCCGGTGGAGCTGGACACCGACTTCGAACTGACCTGGGGGAGGGGCGCCGAGTTCGGACACATCGCGTTCGCCGACGGTCGGGCCGAGTGGCACGCGGTGCTCAACTCGCCACCCGGGATACGGCATACGGACACGCTCGCCGAACTGCGCCGACGGTTCGGCACCTGGCACGATCCGGTCCCCGCGCTGCTGGCCGCGACCCGCTCCGACGCCGTCCTGCACCACGACATCCACGAACTGGTGACGCCCTTGCCCGCCTTCACCGCGGGCCGGATCGCGCTGCTCGGTGACGCGGCCCACGCCATGACCCCGAACCTCGGCCAGGGCGCCTGCCAGGCACTGGAGGACGCGGCCGTACTGGCCGCCGCACTCGCCACCGAGCCAAGCGTCGCAGTGGCGCTGGCCCGCTACGACGCCGAGCGCCGCCCGCGCAGCCAGTCCGTCGCACGCGTCGCCCGCCAGGCCGGCCGGATGGGGCAGCAACTGACGCACCCGCTGGCCGTCGCCGTGCGGAACACCGCTCTCCGGCTGGCCCCCTCCCGCGCGACCGTCCGCACCATCCTGCGGCACGCCGACTGGACACCGCCGGGCCTGGGCTGA